A genomic region of Venturia canescens isolate UGA chromosome 9, ASM1945775v1, whole genome shotgun sequence contains the following coding sequences:
- the LOC122415932 gene encoding malate dehydrogenase-like has translation MFLPQKHCRTFLSNVSKIQFASCQQKIVEPGPKAEHGESKKSTDTSSSFNDRIEDDCTRNRGDVKIGIIGGGMTPIYASLLLKQCKLIERINIADPNDELANAANDCSHIDTSTKIKYYGRSCLTEALHDVDIIALMDEKDFSLGKLGPFEQFSKTSSYISKMANCMAQTCPSALVAVFARPVTASLPMVSEVYNFYGWWDPNRIIGSCAIDAMRIESMTANLFDLNPSYLSVPIVGGADPCTVVPILSKAKPYNQFSPEHEAMLVRELRSADKELASSSSKGPSLSSGVAASKLLIALTGALCGRPNVTCSAYVRSDVLPVCRFFTNDLLFGRQGVEKNYGLPKVSRQAVDLIEQSIPHINDLSEMAIKIVRTDNAKK, from the exons CGTATCGAAAATTCAGTTTGCAAGTTGTCaacaaaaaatcgtcgaaccAGGGCCTAAAGCTGAGCATGGAGAGAGCAAAAAGTCGACTGACACATCATCGAGCTTTAACGATCGGATTGAAGACGATTGCACAAGAAATCGTGGTGATGTGAAAATCGGAATAATTGGAGGCGGAATGACGCCGATCTATGCGTCTTTGCTTCTTAAACAGTGCAAACTGATCGAAAGAATTAACATCGCCGATCCCAATGACGAACTTGCCAACGCCGCAAATGATTGCAGTCACATTGACACCTCGACGAAAATCAAATATTACGGCAGGTCATGCTTAACCGAAGCTCTTCATGAC GTTGATATCATTGCTTTGATGGACGAGAAAGATTTTAGCTTGGGGAAATTGGGCCCTTTCGAACAATTTTCGAAGACGTCGAGTTACATCAGTAAAATGGCGAATTGTATGGCACAGACGTGTCCGTCAGCGTTAGTGGCAGTTTTTGCGAGACCGGTGACTGCGAGTCTACCAATGGTTTCAGaagtttataatttttacggGTGGTGGGATCCCAACAGAATTATTGGTTCATGCGCCATCGACGCGATGAGAATCGAATCGATGACTGCTAATTTGTTCGACCTGAATCCGTCGTATTTGTCTGTTCCTATCGTGGGCGGTGCAGATCCGTGCACCGTTGTCCCGATATTGTCAAAAGCCAAACCGTACAATCAATTCAGTCCG GAGCACGAAGCGATGTTGGTTCGTGAGCTGAGATCAGCGGACAAAGAATTGGCAAGTTCGTCGAGCAAAGGTCCTTCGTTATCGAGCGGAGTAGCAGCATCAAAATTGTTGATTGCATTGACCGGTGCGCTGTGCGGGCGTCCAAACGTGACGTGCAGCGCGTACGTTCGTTCTGACGTTTTACCGGTGTGTCGATTCTTTACAAACGATCTTCTTTTCGGACGACAAGGGGTTGAGAAGAATTACGGATTGCCAAAAGTGTCGCGACAGGCTGTCGATTTGATCGAGCAGTCGATTCCTCATATCAATGATTTATCCGAAATGGCAATAAAAATTGTACGTACCGATAACGCTAAGAAATAA